The Pantoea phytobeneficialis genomic sequence GAACCAACCTCGCTGTTTGCTGACTAATATGTTAACTTTTGCCGTCATGTTAACGTTCTTAAGATGTTAACGGTGCGCGCCTAATTTTCGACCAGCCAGAGCAGTCTGTGCGCAGAGGATACCAGATATGAAGGTTTTAATTATTTGTCGGGATAATATTGGCGACACGCTACTGACGACGCCGCTTTTAAGTGCGCTCGCACAGTCTGGCCAGCATCAGGTCGATGTGCTAACCAATAATTATGCGGCACCGGTATTAAAAAATAATCCCGATATACGACAACTTTTGTATTACACCAAACTACATCACCGCGACGAAGGTCAGGGTCGACTGAACTGCCTGTTCCAACGATTGATGCTGATGATTAACCTGAAAAAGCAGAAGTATGATGCGGTGGTCCTCGCAAAAAGCCGCTGGGACCAGCACGGACTGAAATGGGTAAAAATCATACGTCCTGGCAGAGTCATTGCTTTAGGCGAAGAGTCACATCCGCTGATTACCGACCTGCTTCCACCGGCCAGTCAGTCTCAGCAACATATCAGTGAAATCCTGTTCAGCCTTGGACGACCGTTTAATCTCAGCGCCACTGCGCCAGGTAAACTGACGCTTTTGCCGGATGCTGAGAGTGCAAACAACCTGCGTAACAGCTACGCCATC encodes the following:
- a CDS encoding glycosyltransferase family 9 protein, translated to MKVLIICRDNIGDTLLTTPLLSALAQSGQHQVDVLTNNYAAPVLKNNPDIRQLLYYTKLHHRDEGQGRLNCLFQRLMLMINLKKQKYDAVVLAKSRWDQHGLKWVKIIRPGRVIALGEESHPLITDLLPPASQSQQHISEILFSLGRPFNLSATAPGKLTLLPDAESANNLRNSYAIDPSLPVYALQISARKPSQQWEAARFAELADKIATRHRCQIMLLWSPGSRDNPRHPGDDDKAREIMALCTHLPVKAVATTTLPQLIAAMSLSRGLVSSDGGAMHIGAALGLPVVALFGDSDPACWHPWQVKHKVLQPASRHVSSLSTDEVYDAFLQTIIQ